The Thermodesulfobacteriota bacterium genome includes the window CGAACACCTCGGCAAAGGCCTGCCGGTACTCGGGCACCGAGCGCAGCTCCTCTTCCAGGAAGTCCAGATTCTGGTTCATCTCGAAGCTGGACATGATCGGAAACAGGGCCTGATCCTCCAGGGAGGCGCTGCGGCCATCGTGGAACAGGAAGCGGGCAAAGGCGATGTTGATGAGGGTGGGGGCATTGCGCCAGTTGGCGGTGGTGGGATAGGACAGGGAGATGGCCTGGCCGTCGGCGAAGGCCAGCTCGGGGATGTGGCAGGAGGCGCAGCTCATGGTGCCGTCCCCGGACAGGCGGCGATCGAAAAAGAGCATCGTGCCCAGGGCAATCTTGGCCGGAGTCAGGGGGTTGAGCCGGGATGGGGGCGCCTCGCCGAGAGGCAAAAGCGGGCCGCCGGCAGCGACAACCGGGCCGGCGAGGCCAAGGCCGAGCACCAGGAGCCACAGCCACCGGCGCGGAGCCCGGCTGCCTGGACGCCAGGGGTCAGGGGGCGGCATGGGCGAGCTCCTCGTGCACGATGGATTGCAGATAGTCGAAGGAGCGGTTGCCCACCACCTTGCGACCGTTGATGAAGAAGGTGGGGGTGTTGAACAGATCGAGCTGCCGGGCCAGCGCCAGATCCTGCTCGATGGCCTCCTTGAAGGCCTGGTTGTCCAGATCCGCTTCGAAGCGCTGCCGGTCCAGCCCCAGTTCGTCGGCCATCCTGAGGACCGCGGGCCGATCCAGGCGCGGGGAACGGGCCAAGAGCAGGTCATGCATCTCCCAGTAGCGGCCCTGCGCACCGGCGGCCAGGGCCGCCAGGGCCGCGGCAGGGGCGTGATCCCGGTACTTGTAGGGAAAATTCTTGATCACCAGCCGGATCTTGCCAGGAAAGGCCGCAAGGAGCCGCTTGACGGTCGGACCGGCCGCCGCGCAGTGGGCTCACTGGAAGTCCAGGAACTCGACAATGGTCACCGGCGCATTGGCCGGACCGGTGCTGGGTGAGGAGCCGATGGGAACCTGGGCCCGCTCTTCAGCAGCCAGGGCCGCCGCTGACCGCAGGATGAGAAGGCACAGAACAGTCAGGACGAAAAGGCGTTTTGGCATGGCAGGACTCCTTCTTGACTGACGGCAAGGGCCGGCGGTCAGATCCCACTGACCGCCGGCCTCGTGGTCGCGACGCTTCCGGAAACAGGTTGCCTCCTGACCTGGCGTGCCGGCGCCGCTCAGGCCTTGACCTTGGCCTCGTCCGGGAAGAGGGGCAGGAAGAAGCCAGCGGCCCGGAAGAGGATCACCCCCAGGGCGACGATGCCCAAAGTGATCACCACCTCCATCCAGGAGGGGGCATAGCTGGCACCGGTGCTGGCGCCGTGCCGGTACATGCCGGTGATGGCGATGTTCATCCGGTTGAGGATGACGCCGCTGATGACAAGAAGATCCACCCAGACCAGCCCCTTGATGCTGGTGCGGATGCTGCGGGAGACCAGGAGCAGGAGCGGCAGCACGACGCCCATCCCCATCTCCAGAAGATACATGTTGGCCTCGTACGACCCGTCCAGGGCCGTGGCCACCCCAGGACCGGTGGCCAGGGAACAGAGCTTGAAGACCAGATAGCCGGCCAGGGCGATGGTGGTCCCCCGGGCGAGGCCGGTCAGGATCTCCATGGGGGGCGGGTGGTTGAAGGCCTTGGCGCTCATGATCGACTCGAAGGACACCATGGTGAGCCCCATCATCACCGCCGAGACCAGGAAGTGGTATGGCATGAGGGAGCTGTACCACAGGGGGGAAAGCTTGTCGGGGGCGATGAGGTAGACCGCGCCCAGGGAGGACTGGTGGAGCACCGACAGCATGCAGCCGGCCAGGACCGCGCCCACCATGATCTTGCGGACGAAGCGCAAGGGACCCTCAAGCCCCAGCCGCTCGAAGAGCATGGGGGAGAATTCGATGGCCAGGACGGTGGTGTAGCCGATGACGTGCAGGGCGACGATGAACATGATGGAGTGGATCTGCCACATCACCGCCGGGTGCCAGATGCGGTAGGGGTGGCCGAGATCCAGCATCAGGGCCACCACCGCCAGGAGATAGCCCAGAAAGGCGGTGAGGACCGCTGGCCGGGCGATGGGCTTGTACTTCTTGATGTTGAAGAGATACACCGTGCCGGCGATGATGAAGCCGCCGGCCGCCATGGCCACCCCGCCCAGGAGGTCGAAGCCGATCCACAGCCCCCAGGGGAAGTTGTCGTTGAGGTTGGTGGCCGCCCCCAGGCCCTTGGCCAACCGGTAGACGGCGACACCGATGGCCAGCAGCACCACCAGGGAGGCCAGAGAGGTGGCCGGACTGAAGAAGGGGATCTTTTCCGAGGTCTTCATCGCCGTCCCTCCTTTTCCGCCACCTCATCCCGCCGGGTGACCACCCAGGCGCCCAGGCCCACCGCGAACACCAGGCCGAAGATGGCCGGGATGTGGGTGATGTACTCCCAGGTCAAGGGCGGCAGGGGCCGCTTCGAGACCTGGGTCCGGAAGCCCAGCTCGGCAAAGGGCCGGGAGGCGAGGTAGATCCAGGACGTGCCGCCCGCCTCCTCCTTGCCGTAGATGTGGTCCACATAGCCCCCCTTGGCCAGCCGCCTTTCGGCTTCGGCCGCTACCTCCTCGGCCTCGCCGAAGAACATGGTGCCGGTGGGGCAGGTCTTGACGCAGGCCGGCAGCATGCCTTCCGCCAGGCGCTCGGCGCAGAAATCGCACTTCTGCACCCAGGGCAGGGGGGACTCCCACTCGTACTTGGGGATCTGGAAGGGGCAGGCGATCATGCAATACCGGCAGCCGATACAGCGGTCGTGGCTGTAGGTGACCGGCCCGGTCGGGGTCTTGACCAGGGCCGCCACCGGGCAGACCGAGACACAGGCCGGGTCCTTGCAATGGAGGCACTGGTCCTTGATGAAGGTCCAGACCGGTCCGCCCTGCACTTCCTCCTCCACGAAGCGGATGAAGGTGTAGGTGTCCGAGGAGAGGCGCTCCGGGTTGGTGAAGGTGCCGCGGATGGTGGTGGGCCGGGTGCGGCGCTCGTTCCAGGCCTTGCAGGCCACCTGGCAGCCCCGGCAACCGATGCAGCGGGTGAGATCGACAAGGACGCTCTTGGCCATGGCTGCCTCCTAGACCTTTTCGATGTTGACCATGAAGGCCTTGGTTTCCGGGATCATGGTGTTGGCATCGCCGATGGTGGGGGTGAGGAGATTGGCCGAGTCCCCACCACGGCCGTCCTTGGGGTATTGCCAGCCGAAGCACCAGGGCATCCCCACCTGGTGCACGGTTGTGCCCATGACCTTGAAGGGCCGGAAGCGGCTGGTGACGATGGCGGCGGCAAAAATCTGCCCCCGGGCCGAGGAGACCTTCACCCGGTCGCCATTCCTGATCCCCTTTTCGGCCGCCAGCTCGCGGCTGAGCTCGATGAAGCTCTCGGGCACCATCTCCAGCAGCCAGGGCAGCGGCCGGGTCATGGCCCCGGTCTGCCAGTGCTCGGTGACCCGGTAGGTGGTGGCCACGAAGGGATAGCGGATGTCGCAGGACAGGAAGATGTCATCCAGCTCGGCGCTGCCCTCTGTGTAGAAGAGCTTGGTGGTGGGGTTGATGCGATGGGACTTGGAGTACGGGTTCTCCTGCAGGGGACACTCCAGAGGCTCATAGTGCTCCGGGAAGGGGCCGTCGTTGGGACCGGGTCCGAAGACGGAGGAGACGCCGGCCGGCTTCATGATGAACGGCAGGCTGCTCTTGGGGTTGTCGGTACCGTCCGAGCTCCGGAGGGGCGGCGCCGGGCCATCCGGCACATCGCCGGTCCACTTCTCGCCGGCCCAGCGGATGACCGCCCGCTTCTCGTCCCAGGGCCGGCCCAGCTCGTCCACCGAGGCCCGGTTGTAGATGATGCGCCGGTTCACCGGCCAGCTCCAGGCCCACTCCGGATAGAGGCCGATGCCACTCGCATCCTCGTCCTTGCGACGGGCCATCATGTTGCCCTTGCCGGTGTAGGAGCCGCAATAGAGCCAGTTGCCGGAGGAGGTGGAGCCGTCGTCCTGGAGAAAGGCGAAGCTGGGCACCAGGCTGCCCTTCTTGTAGACCGTGCCCTTGATGTCCTTGTCCACCAGAAAATAGCCGTTGATCTCCTTGGCCACCGCATGGGGATCCACATGGGTGACCCGGCCGGCGCTGTCCTTGGGACCATAGTCCCAGGCCAGCTTCATGATCGGCTCCGGGAACGCTCCCCCCTCCTGGGCATACAGGGCACGCACCCGCTGGTGCAGCTCATTGATGATCTCGGCATCCGGCCGGGCCTGGCCAGCGGGCTCCACGGCCTTGTACCGCCACTGGCCCCAACGGCCGGAGTTGGTGATGCTGCCCTCCTTTTCCACCGAGACGGCACAGGGCAGCAAGAAGACCTCGGTCCTGATCTCTGCCGGATTCACCTCCGGCCCGCGCCAGAACGAGCCGGTCTCGTTGTCGAAGATGTTGACGTTCACCAGCCAGTCCAGCTTGGCCAGGGCCTTGCGCACCTTGCCAGCATTGGAGCCGGAGCAGGCCGGGTTCTGGCCCCAGGCGAAAAAGCCCGTAAACTTGCCCCGGGCCATCTGGTCGAAGAGCATCAGCCAGGAGGCGTTCTGGCCATCATCCAGCTTGGGCAGCCAGGCGAAGCCGAGATCATTCTCCGGGGTGGCAGCGTCGCCGAAGAAGGCCTTCAGGAGGGAGACCGAGTACTTGGGAAAGTTGCTCCACCAGTTGAGACTGCGGGCCTCCACGGTCCTGGGGGTGCCCTTGTCGTTGTAGACTGCCAGGCTGGTGTCGCTGGCGGACGGGGTCCGCAGGTAGCCGGGCAGGATGTGGAACAGGATGCCATAGTCCGTGGAGCCCTGGACGTTGCTCTCGCCGCGGAGGGCGTTGACCCCGCCGCCGGCGCGACCGATGTTGCCCAGCAGCAGCTGGATGACGGCCATGGCCCGGATGTTCTGGGTGCCCACCGTGTGCTGGGTCCAGCCCATGGCGTACATCACTGTTGCCACCTTGTCCGGTTTGCCGGTGCTGCCATAGGCCTGGTAGACCTTTTCCAGAAGATCCCGGGGGGTGCCGGTCACCGCCGAGACGCTGTCCAGGTCATAGCGGTCATAGTGCTTCCGGAGAAGCTGCAGCACGCACCAGGGGTCGGTCATGGTGGGGTCCTTCTTCACCACGCCGGCCTCGTCGGCCTGGAAGGCCCAGGTCTTCTTGTCGTATTTCCGGGCGTTGGGGTCGTAGCCGGAAAAGACTCCGTCCAGCTCGCCGGGCATCTGGAACTGGGTGTTGACCAGGAAGCTGGCGTTGGTGTAGAGACGGACATACTCTTCGTGGTAAAGCTGGTGGTCGAGGATGTAGCGGATCATGCCCCCGAGAAAGGCGATGTCGGTACCGGAGCGCAAGGGGGCGTAGATATCCGCCTTGGCGGAGGTGCGGGTGAAACGGGGATCAACGCTGATGAGCGTCGCCCCCCGGTCTTTGGCCTCGGTGACCCACTTGAAGGAGATGGGATGGTTTTCGGCAGCATTGCTGCCCATGATCAGGATGACGTCCGCGTTGCGGATGTCGATCCAGTGATTGGTCATCGCCCCGCGTCCGAACGACTCTGCCAGAGCCGCTACCGTGGCGGAGTGTCAGATACGGGCCTGGTGCTCGATATAGACAATGCCCAGGGAGCGGATCCACTTCTGCAGGAGATAGCACTCCTCGTTGTCCAAAGCAGCGCTGCCCACGTGGGCGATGCCATCGCAACGGTTGACGGTCTGGCCCTTGGCATTGGTGGTGACAAAGGAGGCGTCCCGGCTCTTCTTCACCCTTTTCGCGATCTCACTCAGGGCCCAGTCCCACTCCACCTCGTGCCATTCCGCAGCGCCCGGCGCCCGATACCGGGGCTTGGCCACCCGCTCCGGGCTGTTGACCAGCTGCAGCAACGAAGCGCCCTTGGGGCACAAGGCGCCGCGATTGATGGGGTGGCTGGGGTCACCCTCGATGTTCACCACCCGGCCGGCCTTGCTGTGCACGACCAGGCCGCAGCCCACCGCGCAGTACGGGCAGACCGATGTGGTCTGGGTAGCGTTTTTGATCCTCAGCTCCTCCTGGCGGGCTTCAGCCGCCATGGGCCTGGCCACTGCCGCGCCAGCGGCCAGCACCGCGCCGCTGCCCTTGAGGAATCCCCGTCTCGAGATCGCCATGTCGTCGCCTCCTTCTTCTTGAGTAGGTTGGTTGTTGAAAGGGGGTACGCCGGGCCGTCCTCTTTCCCTATCAACCGCGGATTTCCCTTGTCAAGCGGCAAAGCGTTCTCAGCCCAGCAATTCTCATACAACCTTCCAAGAGGTGCAGCATGCGGATCGGCATCCTGACGGTGAGCGATCGTGCCTTCCGGGGCGAGCGGGAGGATCGGGGCGGGCCAGCGCTGGCAAGCTGGCTGAAGGATCGAGGGGAAGAGGAGGTGGTCTTTGGCCTGGTGCCCGACGAGGCCGAGGCGATCGCCGCCGTGCTGCGGCGCTGGGCGGATGAGGCGAGGTGCGATCTGGTGCTCACCACCGGCGGCACCGGGCTGGCACCCCGGGATGTCACCCCGGAGGCGACCGTTGGTGTCTGCCAGCGGCTGATCCCGGGCCTGGCCGAGGCGATGCGGCACGCCAGCCGCAAGAAGACCCCGACGGCCAGCCTCTCCCGGGCGGTGGCCGGTATCCGCGGCCAGACTCTGATCGTCAATCTGCCGGGCAGCCCGGCGGGTGCGCTGGAGAATCTGGCGGCGATCTGGCCGGCTGTTCCCCATGCCGTGGCCAAGATCCAGGGCGACGCCAGCGACTGCGCGCCAGACACCGGCGGCAGGCTGCCCTACGGTGAAAGACGAACCGCCGAATGTCCAACAAGGAATTTCGAAGGCTGAAGGGACGGTTGGACATTCCTTGTTCGGTATTCGATAGTCGTTCCGCCGTGGCAGACCGCTGCCGGCTGACCACCCGGAGAGGACCCCAGGGAGCGGGCGGTGCGCGGCACCGGGGAATCCTGGTCCGCCACCACAGCCCGGCCCTGGCTTTCCGAGAGCCGGGGCCGAGGCCGGACCGGCAGGGGAAGCCCGCGACCGGCGGGCAGGAAGACCAAGAAGGTGGCGCCCTGCCCGAGTGCGGATTGCACGACCAAGGCGCCGCGATGGTCCCGGGCCACCGTTTGGCAGATGGCGAGGCCCAGCCCGCTTCCCTTCTCTTTGGTGGTGAAATAGGGCTCGAAGATCCGGGGCAGGACCGCCGGGTCGATGCCGGGTCCCTGGTCGGAAACGGTCACCACGACATAGTCGCCAGCCGGCAGCCCCTGGGCGTTATCCGCCGTCAAGGCGCGGTTGCTGGCGACGATGCCGATCTCGCCGCCGTCCGGCATGGCCTGGGCGGCATTGGCCACCAGGTTCTGGAAGACCTGGGCCAGCTGCCCTTCATCGCCCTCCACCGGCCACAGGTCAGGAGCGAACCGGCAGCTGGCCGCGGAGCTGGAGCCGGAAAGGGTGAAGCCAGCAGCCTCCTGGATGAGGTCATCGAGACGCAGCACCGACCGGCGTGGCGGGCCGCCCTTGGCAAAGGTGAGGAGCTGCCGCGCCAAAGCCTTGGCCCGCAGGCACGCCTTGCGACACCCGGTCAGGAGGTCGGCCGTCCGGGGATCTCCCGCCGTCAGCTTCTCCAGGAGACAGATGTTGCCCAACAGGACGGCCAGGATGTTGTTGAAGTCGTGGGCGATGCCGCCGGTCAGGGTCGGCAAGCTCAGGAGCTTCTCGGTCCGGCGCATCAGCTCTTCCTGCCGCCGCACGGCGGGAAGATCCCCGACCACCATGCTGTCGCCGCCGGCAGCCACCGGCTCGTGCCTGAGGGCCTGCACCGTGGTCTCGGCTTCGATGGTGGCGCCAGCTGCGGTCAGCAGCTGGGACCTGCGCACACCCCGCTCCACGAGCATCAGGGCCACCAGCAGAACCCCGGCCTCGGCCACGCTGAGCATCAGCAGGTAGAAGCCGATCGCCCGCCGGCCCTGCCGATCGATCGTCCTCGGCAGGCGTCCTTCCAGGAGCAGGGCCGGGGAGCCAGCGACATCCGGCAGGATCTCCCGGAGCACCAGCAGGCCATCCTCCACCTGGGGCTGACGGAAGGTGGCCTCCCGGTCGGCCCACCCTCGTTCCCAGGGCCGGAGCGTCACCTGCCAACCCGTCCGCTGGCCCAGCTCCCAGGCCAGGGCCGCGGTCAGAAATCGGCCCACGAGCAGGGTGCCAGCGACCGTCTCCCGGTCGATGGGGTGCGGAATCGGCCGGACGACGAACAGGAACGGCCCCTGGAGCCCCAGCGCCAATCCCTGCTGGACGCTTGCCGGCTCGCCCTGCCTGATCAGTGCCGGCACACCACCGACCACCCCCGCCGGGGAGGAGGTGCAAAGCCCCCCGGTCTCCGGGTCCCAATGCCCCAGGCCGATGGGCGCGCCATCCGGACCGAAGATGCCAATGATGTCCAATGGCTGGCTGGCGCTAGCCTGGGAGGAGAGATGCTGGTCGAGGAAGGCTTCCGGGCGCAGGATGGCGAACGTGGCAGTTTCGGCCCGCGAGGCCCAGTCCCGGCTCAGAGAATCCAGCTGCCTTACGAGGCCGTGGATCTGGCGGCGGGTCTCGTCGAGATGCCTTGCGGCATCATCGCGCTCCAGGCGGGCGAAGGTTGGCACGAGCAGCCAGCGGCTGAGGAGCGCTGCCGCCACGGCGGTGCCGAAGACGACGCAGGCCAAGGCCACGAGGACGTGGCGTCTCACACCCATAGGCGGGCCCCACCTTGTTCGACCGATGATGGCGACCGGCTGCGCGGTCCGCGGCAGGGGCCGGCACCTGCCCCCTGCCGGCCCGCATACTAGTCAACATCCCTGCCTCCGCACCAGGGGACAAATGCACTATTCTGGTCTAGGCGTGTCGTGAGCAGGCCGCAGCCACAGGCGTTCTAGCCGAGCCGTGCCAGGGCGTCCCGCAACCGGTCCATGCCCGCCTCGATGTCGGCCCGGGCAGTGGCGAAGGAGAAGCGGATGAAGGCGTCCGCCCCGAAGGCGACACCGGGCACGGTGGCCAGACTGGCCTCTTCCAGGAGGTAGTCGGCCAGGTCCAGGGAGCCCTGGATGACGCGCCCACCCACCGATTTGCCGAAGTAGGCGGCGAGATTGGGGAAGACATAGAAGGCGCCCTTGGGCTTGACGCAGGTGACGCCAGGAATGGCCGCAAGGCGGGCCATGATGAGGTCCCGCCGCTCCCGGAAGCTCTGGGTCATCGCCTGCGGAAAGTCCTGGGGACCGGCCAGGGCGGCGGCCGCTGCCTTCTGGGCGATGGAGCTGGGGTTGGAGGTGCTCTGGCTCTGGATCTTGGTCATGGCGCCGATGATGTGCTTGGGGCCGACGGTATGCCCGATGCGCCAGCCGGTCATGGCAAAGGACTTCGAAACACCGTTGACAATCAGGACCTGGTCCCGCAGGTCCGGGGCGATCCTGAGGATGTGGGGCAGGGGCTCATTGTCGAAGACGATGGTGTCGTAGATGTCGTCGCTCACCACCAGCCACCGGTGCTGGCGGGCCAGGCGGGCCACCGTCTCCAGGGCCGCGGTGGAGAACACGGCGCCGGTAGGGTTCGACGGGCTGTTGAGGATGATCCCCCGGGTGCGGGGGGTGACCAGCCGTTCCAAAACCTCGGGCCGCAGGTCGAAACCGTCCGCCTCGGCCAGGGGCACGAGCACCGGCGCGGCACCGGCCAGCTGCACGATGGGCGGATAGGAAACCCAGTAGGGGCTGGGGATAAGCACCTCGTCCCCGGGCTGGAAAACTGCCTGGGCCAAATTGTAAAGGCCGTGCTTGCCGCCGCAGGAGACGACGATCTCGTCCTGGCCGTAGGTCCAGCCGTGGTCCTCCCGGAGGCGGCCGGCGATGGCCTCCTTGAGCTCGGCGATGCCCCCCACCGCGGTGTAGCGGGTGAAGCCCTGATCAATGGCAGCCTTGGCGGCCTCCCGTACATGGGCTGGCGTATCGAAATCCGGCTCACCCACCGAGAAGTTGAGGATGGGGGCGCCGGCAGCCTTCAAGGCCTTGGCCTTGGCGTCCACGGCCAGGGTTGGCGAGGGCTTGATGGGGGACAGGCGGGCGGCCAGGGGAATGGCAGGCGTGGTCATGGCAACTCCCTTTCGATGGCTGGTGTGGTTGAAAAGGTCTGGGACGTGGCCAGGAAGGCGGCCAGGCCCTCGGGCTGGTAGAAGATCTCCACCAGAAACAGCCCCTGGGGTGGCGCGGTGGGCCCGGCCAGCCGGCGGTCGCCAGCAGCCAGGAGGCCGGCGAAGTCACCCTCCTGCCGCCGGCCCCGCCCCACCTCCAGGAGGGTACCGACGATGTTGCGCACCATGTGCCGCAGAAAACCGTCGCCGACCAGCTCCACGGCCAGAATCTCCGGCCGGCCCGGCTCCGGAGCCAAAGAGGCGGCCAGAATCCGCCGGCGCGTGCCCCGGGGCGGCAGGGCCGCAAAATCCAGGGAGCCGGCGCCGCAAAAGGAGCGGAAGTCGTGCTCGCCAACCAGGGCCGCCAGGCAGCGGCCCATGGCCGGCTGGTCCAGGGACCGCGGCTCGTGGCCGGCGTACAGGCGGTCGTAAGGCAACAGGATCCGGCCTATGGCCAGACGGTAGCGGTAGCGCTTGGCCAGGGCGCTCCGCCGGGCATGGAAGCCGGCCGCGGTCTCCTCGACCGCCAGGACCCGAATATCCCGGGGCAGGAGACTGTTGGCCCCCCGGGCCAGCCCGCCGGTGGCGATGGGCCTGGCGGTCACCAGGCTCGCCACCTGCCCCAGGGCATGCACGCCGGCGTCGGTGCGACCGGCACCGTGCAGGGTGACCGCCTCTCCCAGGACTCGGCCCAGGGCCTTCTCGCAGACCTCCTGGATGGTGGCCGGATCCCGCTGCCGCTGCCAGCCCCGGTAGGCGGTGCCATCGTAGGCCAGGGTGACCTTGAGGAAGCGGCGGCCGGTCACGGGAAGAGAGGTGCTGCCAGCAGTCCCGTGGTCTCGTCCAGCCCGCAAAGGATGTTCATGTTCTGGATGGCCTGGCTGGCTGCACCCTTGCCCAGGTTGTCGATGGCCGCCACCACGATCACCCGGTTGGTGCGGGGATCGACCCGAAAGCCGATGTCGCAGAAATTGCTGCCCCGGACATACTGGGTGGCAGGCAGCTCGTCCTGGCCGTACAGGCGGACAAAGGGCTCGCCGGCATAGGCCTTGCGGTATACGGCATCGAGGTCGGCCCAGGTCGTCTTGGCGAGCAGGCGGGCATACATCGTGGACAGGATGCCCCGGCTGGTGGGCAGGAGGTGCGGAGTGAAGGAGACGGTGAGGGGCCGGCCGGCAGCCTGGGACAGCTCCTGCTCGATCTCCGGCGTGTGGCGGTGGCTGGCCACCTTGTATGCCCGGAAGCCATCGTGCACCTCGCAGAACAGACTGCCCAGGCTCAGGCCGCGACCGGCACCCGAGGTGCCGGATTTGGAGTCGGCGATGATCGAATCCGGGTCCACGAGACCGGCCGCCAAGAGGGGCGTCAGGCCCAGGATGACGCTGGTGGGGTAGCAGCCGGGATTGGCCACCAGGCGCGCCCGCC containing:
- the nrfD gene encoding NrfD/PsrC family molybdoenzyme membrane anchor subunit; this translates as MKTSEKIPFFSPATSLASLVVLLAIGVAVYRLAKGLGAATNLNDNFPWGLWIGFDLLGGVAMAAGGFIIAGTVYLFNIKKYKPIARPAVLTAFLGYLLAVVALMLDLGHPYRIWHPAVMWQIHSIMFIVALHVIGYTTVLAIEFSPMLFERLGLEGPLRFVRKIMVGAVLAGCMLSVLHQSSLGAVYLIAPDKLSPLWYSSLMPYHFLVSAVMMGLTMVSFESIMSAKAFNHPPPMEILTGLARGTTIALAGYLVFKLCSLATGPGVATALDGSYEANMYLLEMGMGVVLPLLLLVSRSIRTSIKGLVWVDLLVISGVILNRMNIAITGMYRHGASTGASYAPSWMEVVITLGIVALGVILFRAAGFFLPLFPDEAKVKA
- a CDS encoding 4Fe-4S dicluster domain-containing protein, whose protein sequence is MAKSVLVDLTRCIGCRGCQVACKAWNERRTRPTTIRGTFTNPERLSSDTYTFIRFVEEEVQGGPVWTFIKDQCLHCKDPACVSVCPVAALVKTPTGPVTYSHDRCIGCRYCMIACPFQIPKYEWESPLPWVQKCDFCAERLAEGMLPACVKTCPTGTMFFGEAEEVAAEAERRLAKGGYVDHIYGKEEAGGTSWIYLASRPFAELGFRTQVSKRPLPPLTWEYITHIPAIFGLVFAVGLGAWVVTRRDEVAEKEGRR
- the fdnG gene encoding formate dehydrogenase-N subunit alpha, producing MAISRRGFLKGSGAVLAAGAAVARPMAAEARQEELRIKNATQTTSVCPYCAVGCGLVVHSKAGRVVNIEGDPSHPINRGALCPKGASLLQLVNSPERVAKPRYRAPGAAEWHEVEWDWALSEIAKRVKKSRDASFVTTNAKGQTVNRCDGIAHVGSAALDNEECYLLQKWIRSLGIVYIEHQARIUHSATVAALAESFGRGAMTNHWIDIRNADVILIMGSNAAENHPISFKWVTEAKDRGATLISVDPRFTRTSAKADIYAPLRSGTDIAFLGGMIRYILDHQLYHEEYVRLYTNASFLVNTQFQMPGELDGVFSGYDPNARKYDKKTWAFQADEAGVVKKDPTMTDPWCVLQLLRKHYDRYDLDSVSAVTGTPRDLLEKVYQAYGSTGKPDKVATVMYAMGWTQHTVGTQNIRAMAVIQLLLGNIGRAGGGVNALRGESNVQGSTDYGILFHILPGYLRTPSASDTSLAVYNDKGTPRTVEARSLNWWSNFPKYSVSLLKAFFGDAATPENDLGFAWLPKLDDGQNASWLMLFDQMARGKFTGFFAWGQNPACSGSNAGKVRKALAKLDWLVNVNIFDNETGSFWRGPEVNPAEIRTEVFLLPCAVSVEKEGSITNSGRWGQWRYKAVEPAGQARPDAEIINELHQRVRALYAQEGGAFPEPIMKLAWDYGPKDSAGRVTHVDPHAVAKEINGYFLVDKDIKGTVYKKGSLVPSFAFLQDDGSTSSGNWLYCGSYTGKGNMMARRKDEDASGIGLYPEWAWSWPVNRRIIYNRASVDELGRPWDEKRAVIRWAGEKWTGDVPDGPAPPLRSSDGTDNPKSSLPFIMKPAGVSSVFGPGPNDGPFPEHYEPLECPLQENPYSKSHRINPTTKLFYTEGSAELDDIFLSCDIRYPFVATTYRVTEHWQTGAMTRPLPWLLEMVPESFIELSRELAAEKGIRNGDRVKVSSARGQIFAAAIVTSRFRPFKVMGTTVHQVGMPWCFGWQYPKDGRGGDSANLLTPTIGDANTMIPETKAFMVNIEKV
- the mog gene encoding molybdopterin adenylyltransferase, yielding MRIGILTVSDRAFRGEREDRGGPALASWLKDRGEEEVVFGLVPDEAEAIAAVLRRWADEARCDLVLTTGGTGLAPRDVTPEATVGVCQRLIPGLAEAMRHASRKKTPTASLSRAVAGIRGQTLIVNLPGSPAGALENLAAIWPAVPHAVAKIQGDASDCAPDTGGRLPYGERRTAECPTRNFEG
- a CDS encoding ATP-binding protein, whose protein sequence is MGVRRHVLVALACVVFGTAVAAALLSRWLLVPTFARLERDDAARHLDETRRQIHGLVRQLDSLSRDWASRAETATFAILRPEAFLDQHLSSQASASQPLDIIGIFGPDGAPIGLGHWDPETGGLCTSSPAGVVGGVPALIRQGEPASVQQGLALGLQGPFLFVVRPIPHPIDRETVAGTLLVGRFLTAALAWELGQRTGWQVTLRPWERGWADREATFRQPQVEDGLLVLREILPDVAGSPALLLEGRLPRTIDRQGRRAIGFYLLMLSVAEAGVLLVALMLVERGVRRSQLLTAAGATIEAETTVQALRHEPVAAGGDSMVVGDLPAVRRQEELMRRTEKLLSLPTLTGGIAHDFNNILAVLLGNICLLEKLTAGDPRTADLLTGCRKACLRAKALARQLLTFAKGGPPRRSVLRLDDLIQEAAGFTLSGSSSAASCRFAPDLWPVEGDEGQLAQVFQNLVANAAQAMPDGGEIGIVASNRALTADNAQGLPAGDYVVVTVSDQGPGIDPAVLPRIFEPYFTTKEKGSGLGLAICQTVARDHRGALVVQSALGQGATFLVFLPAGRGLPLPVRPRPRLSESQGRAVVADQDSPVPRTARSLGSSPGGQPAAVCHGGTTIEYRTRNVQPSLQPSKFLVGHSAVRLSP
- a CDS encoding pyridoxal phosphate-dependent aminotransferase; this encodes MTTPAIPLAARLSPIKPSPTLAVDAKAKALKAAGAPILNFSVGEPDFDTPAHVREAAKAAIDQGFTRYTAVGGIAELKEAIAGRLREDHGWTYGQDEIVVSCGGKHGLYNLAQAVFQPGDEVLIPSPYWVSYPPIVQLAGAAPVLVPLAEADGFDLRPEVLERLVTPRTRGIILNSPSNPTGAVFSTAALETVARLARQHRWLVVSDDIYDTIVFDNEPLPHILRIAPDLRDQVLIVNGVSKSFAMTGWRIGHTVGPKHIIGAMTKIQSQSTSNPSSIAQKAAAAALAGPQDFPQAMTQSFRERRDLIMARLAAIPGVTCVKPKGAFYVFPNLAAYFGKSVGGRVIQGSLDLADYLLEEASLATVPGVAFGADAFIRFSFATARADIEAGMDRLRDALARLG
- the truA gene encoding tRNA pseudouridine(38-40) synthase TruA; the protein is MTGRRFLKVTLAYDGTAYRGWQRQRDPATIQEVCEKALGRVLGEAVTLHGAGRTDAGVHALGQVASLVTARPIATGGLARGANSLLPRDIRVLAVEETAAGFHARRSALAKRYRYRLAIGRILLPYDRLYAGHEPRSLDQPAMGRCLAALVGEHDFRSFCGAGSLDFAALPPRGTRRRILAASLAPEPGRPEILAVELVGDGFLRHMVRNIVGTLLEVGRGRRQEGDFAGLLAAGDRRLAGPTAPPQGLFLVEIFYQPEGLAAFLATSQTFSTTPAIERELP
- the argC gene encoding N-acetyl-gamma-glutamyl-phosphate reductase, producing MVRVGIVGASGYTGVELLRLACSHPGIDVTLATSRQHAGQPVAAVFPHLKGRTDLSFVEPPAASLAESAELFFLAVPHQTAMAVVPGLLAAGRRVVDLSADFRLREPAVYEAWYQLHTATDLLSEAVYGLPEIHRQEIRRARLVANPGCYPTSVILGLTPLLAAGLVDPDSIIADSKSGTSGAGRGLSLGSLFCEVHDGFRAYKVASHRHTPEIEQELSQAAGRPLTVSFTPHLLPTSRGILSTMYARLLAKTTWADLDAVYRKAYAGEPFVRLYGQDELPATQYVRGSNFCDIGFRVDPRTNRVIVVAAIDNLGKGAASQAIQNMNILCGLDETTGLLAAPLFP